The following proteins are co-located in the Psilocybe cubensis strain MGC-MH-2018 chromosome 5, whole genome shotgun sequence genome:
- a CDS encoding Cytochrome c oxidase subunit 4, mitochondrial: MFKTAVRAARPAALAGRALTKPSTSTLRAFSTSVRVQSGPPPPQLYGEGAKPGTVPTDIEQATGLERLQLLGELEGINVFDDSPLDSSRIGTKANPVLVPSFDVERIIGCTGVPADSHDILWFNLKKDKLGRCTECGSVYKLDFQGEEHHDEHHH; encoded by the exons ATGTTCAAGACCGCTGTCCGTGCTGCTCGTCCAGCCGCCCTGGCGGGTCGCGCTCTCACCAAgccatccacatccacccTGCGCGCTTTCTCCACCAGCGTTCGCGTCCAATCTGGACCCCCACCCCCTCAGTTGTATGGTGAAGGTGCCAAACCCGGTACAGTCCCTACCGATATTGAACAGGCCACCGGTCTCGAGCGTCTGCAACTTCTCGGAGAGCTTGAAGGAATCAATGTCTTTGATGACAGCCCTCTGGACTCCTCCCGCATTGGTACTAAAGCTAACCCCGTTCTCGTCCCCTCCTTT GACGTTGAACGCATCATCGGATGCACGGGTGTTCCTGCCGACTCTCATGACATCCTCTGGTTCAACCTGAAGAAGGACAAGTTGGGCCGTTGCACGGAGTGCGGCTCAG TTTACAAGCTTGACTTCCAGGGTGAAGAGCACCACGATGAACACCACCATTAA